In Aspergillus fumigatus Af293 chromosome 4, whole genome shotgun sequence, one genomic interval encodes:
- a CDS encoding class I SAM-dependent methyltransferase codes for MDFTPLASGSDLHSALSSTAPTWAGTSTSSLSSINDYTSFPLIRQGDRTYLRDPENLYPLPCDLPEIHRQTLRSLMLIRVFGGPFCTPSLNEQPPKRVLEIACGSGLWSSMCHDYFSRRGHRNIAFHGIDLVSVAPDLRKKGVNWHFRRHDLRKPRLPYPDDYFDFVFIKDAGMCPSSPAQQASGLSEPLRVLKSGGILEVWDSDWVFRSLLPNPAPARKLASREQEVADTTATYTFSPATPFTGAQNKFLQDYNSWVEKAFDRRKLTAIPCATIGLSFNAEVDILEKVDSRRIAIPLGELRWEREGGRPRKQLTAEQMSIRRTALLTVIQMIEGMEPILMEASGKSRDEWDRWWTAMINDLFQKGGLASGECLEVSAWWGRKR; via the coding sequence ATGGACTTCACCCCCCTGGCCTCCGGGTCCGACCTTCATTCCGCCCTGAGTTCGACTGCTCCTACATGGGCAGGCACTTCGACATCCTCCCTCTCGTCCATTAACGACTACACCTCCTTCCCCCTCATCCGCCAAGGTGACCGCACCTATCTTAGGGACCCCGAAAATCTATACCCTTTACCATGCGACCTGCCGGAAATTCACCGCCAGACGCTGCGCTCCCTTATGCTCATTCGTGTCTTTGGAGGCCCCTTTTGTACGCCATCGCTAAACGAGCAGCCTCCCAAAAGGGTTCTCGAGATCGCATGCGGGTCGGGGTTATGGTCCAGTATGTGTCATGATTATTTCAGCCGTCGCGGCCATCGCAACATCGCCTTTCATGGCATCGATCTCGTCTCAGTGGCCCCCGATTTGCGCAAGAAAGGTGTGAACTGGCATTTCAGGCGGCATGACCTACGCAAGCCTCGCCTGCCTTACCCGGACGATTACTTTGACTTCGTGTTCATCAAAGACGCGGGAATGTGTCCGTCTAGTCCAGCACAGCAGGCGTCTGGTCTCAGTGAACCACTGCGTGTTCTCAAGTCTGGAGGAATTCTGGAAGTATGGGATTCTGACTGGGTATTTCGGTCACTACTTCCGAATCCGGCCCCAGCTCGCAAGTTAGCTTCAAGAGAGCAGGAAGTCGCGGACACCACCGCGACGTATACCTTTTCACCAGCCACACCCTTCACCGGAGCTCAGAACAAGTTTCTCCAGGATTATAATTCGTGGGTTGAGAAAGCCTTTGATCGCCGAAAACTCACTGCTATACCGTGCGCCACCATTGGGTTGTCTTTCAATGCTGAAGTCGACATCCTTGAAAAGGTGGACAGTCGTCGCATCGCCATTCCATTGGGTGAATTAAGATGGGAACGTGAAGGAGGTCGCCCACGCAAGCAATTGACCGCGGAACAGATGTCAATTCGACGAACTGCACTTCTGACTGTTATTCAGATGATCGAAGGCATGGAGCCAATACTCATGGAAGCCAGCGGGAAAAGTAGGGACGAGTGGGACAGGTGGTGGACCGCCATGATAAACGACTTGTTTCAGAAAGGAGGTCTCGCGAGTGGAGAGTGTCTAGAAGTGAGTGCTTGGTGGGGTCGAAAAAGGTAG